Sequence from the Armatimonadota bacterium genome:
TCGGTCTCGACTACGAACTCTAATTGTGAGAACCGCACCGACTCAGTCACGCGCCCTGCTGTGATGAGCTGTTTGGAAAGAAACGCTCGACCGTTGAAGACACGCCGCCAGACCATCCTGTCGCCGTCCCAAGAAGTCTCCAGGGTCAGCGTTTGGCTCTTCCCTTCTCTCGGCAAACCGCACAAGCGCGCCAGCCACCGGGAGACCCATGACGCGCCGTTGACGACGTCCGCCTTCCCTTCCGCCCGCATGGGGCACGACAGCGCGTCACGCACGGCCTCGGGCAGGCCGGACCAAGCGTCAGGCCCAAGACATTCCTGATAAGTACACCGCGGTTCTTTGACAGTCAGAACGATCCTCGCCTCGATCGGTTCAAAGGTTACCATCGCGCAATGGGCGCAGTGGTCTTGAGACAATGATTAGAGGTCTTGGAACAGCCTTGGATTGTGATATGCTCAAAGTTATGAGGGTAACGGTTAGAGCGATTGCGGCTGCTTCACTTGTTCTTGCAATGACGGTCGGCTACGCGTGCTGCATGGCGTACGCAACTGCCCAACCGGTCACTCTGGTCGATGAGAAGGCGATCATCATCTGGAACGCCGAGCAGAAACGGGAACACTTCATCCGACAAGCGTCGTTCGACGGTGAAGCCGAGCATTTTGGATTCATCGTGCCGCTGCCATCGCACCCGGAGGTCGCAGAGGCAGATGTCGCGGCATTTGATCTCCTCGAGTCGTTGATTCCGAGAGACCCGGAAGCGGACAGCGCTGAAAGCGAGGGCACTGATTCTGACGATGATGCAGATGGAGTCGAGGTTATCGAACAGTACGTAGTCGGCGACTACGAGGTCACGATCCTCACCGCTACGGACGGCAAGTCGATGCTCGCATGGCTCGAAGAGAACGAGTACGACTCGCGCCCGGCGATGGAAGAGTGGCTCGACCATTACTCCAAGATGGACTGGTTTTTCGCGGCGTTGAAGTTCATCCGAGAGTCGGACGCCAATGAACCGAAGACGGAGGCTCTGCGGATCTCGTTCGACACCGATGCGCCGTTCTACCCCTACAAGATGCCGACGGATACTTGGCCGGACCCGCACTACCGCCCACTGGCGCTCTACTTTATCGCGAGCGGCAAAGCAAGTGCGCAGTATCAGGACAACAGCGCCGAATGGGAAGCTGAGATCCTGTGGTCAGGCCGGCTGCCGGGTGAGACACAAGAGCGCTTGGAAGAACAGCTCGGACTCGCAGATACGGATTTTCCGTCGAACGCGATGGTCACGGTCTTCCATAACAATCGTACCGAGCGAGGATATGACAGCGATCTTGCGTTCCATGTATTCAAGCCGTTACTGTCGATGTGGGCCTCATTCGCTCTGTTGGCAGGGATAGTAGCGGTAGTCATTATCGTCGCCTGGCGCCGCAGCAAAGCTAATGCAAGATGATCCCACTTGGTCAGGAACGGAACCTGCGGTCGCAGTGCGGTGCCAGCCGTTTTGTCAAGAGAAACTCTTGCTACCCGCCCAGCATTCGGCTGAGCGTTCGCTCGATCGCCTGCGCCCAGATCTCGTAGCCGTTCACGTTTGGGTGGAGCCTGTCGGGCATCATTGTCGTGCGGATTTCGCCGCTCGGGCGCAGGAAGTACTTGCCGATGTCGAGGAACTCGACGTTCTTGCGCTCGCCGAGCGGGCTGAAGAGCCGCGTCGCCTCGGCGACGTCTTTGCGAATCTTGTCCCCCGCGTTCAAACTTCTCGGAAACACGCCGAGCAGCAGGATTTTCACGCCGTTGATCTCGTTCTGGAGCTTGTTCACGATCGCCCGGACTCCGTCGGCGGTCATTTGTGGAGTCGATGAGCCGTGGCCCATGTTGTTCGTCCCGATCATGATGACGACGACCTTCGGCTGGAGGCTGATCAACTCGCCGTTGTCGAGCCGCCAGAGGACGTGCTCCGTGCGGTCGCCGCTGAATCCGAAGTTCGCCGCCTTTCTGTGGGAGTAGTACCTATCCCATATCGGCTTGCCGCCGTTCTCCCAACTGTGGGTGATCGAATCGCCGAGGAACGCCAGCTCAACGCCGCCAGCCTTGGTCACTTCTACCTTCTGCGCATGGCGATCTTTCCACGACTGCTGTTCGAGCCGGTTGGCCTGCGTCGTCACGACGTGCTTGGGAACGTCTTGCGCGACGGGTGCGGCGACAAGAGCGACACTGAAGATCAAACTGGTTGCCAGCACGGGCGTGATTCTATTCGAGGAAACTACTCAACAGGCTGCGGCTCATCTTGTTTCTTGAAGTCTCCAGAATTCAGTCCACCAATCGCGAAACCTGCGAGCATCAACAAAAGAGTCACGATTCCGAACCAAGTCGGCGAATTCAGACTGGCGTATTGGACAGCTGCGAACCAAGAATCACCCAACGTTTCGAGCTGTTCAAGCTGTGCGGGATTCGGTTCATTGAACACCTGATACAGCGCAACGATCGTCAAGAGGCCTGCAACCACGTATACGGCAATCGGCGACTTGCTGATCGCTCGGGTGATGGCTCCGGCCAAATACGCCGCTAATGCTGTGACCACTGCGAGAACGGCGAGGAACGCCGATGTCGGGGCTTTCGTCTCCGTGTCGATAACACCCTCGGCAGACAAGATGAACGCGATCGCAAGAACGATAATGCTACTGATAAGGAAGTACGCCAAGCAGCCAACGCAGCCCCCGCCGATATTTCGTCCCATGGACGAATCTATACCAGGCTCCCTCGCACGGTTGCAAGCGCAGGGTCACATTCCTGCGCCAATAACGGCGATGTCGTCCGGGCTGTCCTCCGCCCAACACGGCGAGCTGCTGTCTAGTCGAGGCAAAGATCGAGCAGCCAGGGCAGCGCCTAGTTCTTCCTCACGTCCGCTGAACCGAAGCCGTCGTCCTCGGCGAAGCTTCCTCAACGGTAATCACAGCGCCCAGCGCGCTCTGCCTGATACTCGTAAATCTGGAACTCTTGTGCGTGGATTGGGTTCCAGCAGTAGAATAGCTTCGCACCCGGAGACCAACCATGCCGACAGAAACCAGATTCACGCGCAAGCAAGTCCTCAAAGGCATTCTCATAGCGGCGGTTGCACCGGCGGTGCCAGGCGTCGCTTCGGCCCAGCAGCCCGAGCAGCAGACCAGCGACATCACGCTCGACGACCTCAAGACCCTGGAGAAGATGGTCGGGATCGAGTTCACCGATGAAGAGCGCGGCGAGGTGCTGCGAAGCGTACAGCGGTATCGCGACGGCTATGAGGCGATACGGGAGATGCAGATCGACAACTCTGTTCCACCGCCTACCCCGTTCGTGCCAGTCGGCAAGCAGCCGTCCCCGTCGCGGGCAATGTCGTGTCAACACCGCGCCATGCCGGATCTAGAACGGCCAGCTACGGACGAAGACCTCGCCTTCATGACGGTCGCCGAACTGAGTCAGCTGATCAAGCAGAGGAAGATGTCGCCCGTCGAGCTGACCGAGGTTTACATCAAACGGCTCGATGCATACGGCGTGAAACTGCTGAACGTCATCACGCCGTTGCCCGAGCACGCTCGAAAGCAGGCAAAGCAGGCAGAAAAGGAGATCATGGCCGGCGATTACCGCGGTCCGCTCCACGGCATTCCGTACGGGATCAAGGACCTCTTTTCCGTCGCTGGCTATTCAACGACCTGGGGATCGGAGCCGCACGTTTCGCAGGTCTTCGATTACGATGCAGCGGTCGTCGAGAAGCTGTCCGAAGCAGGCGCGATCTGTTGCGCGAAGCTCAGCATGGGCGCCCTGGCGATGAACGACCACTGGCATAAAGGACGGACGAAGAACCCTTGGAACCCGAGCCAGGGTTCGAGCGGTTCGTCCGCTGGGCCGGGGTCTGCAATGGCCGCTGGACTGGTTGCGTTTACAATCGGCACGGAGACCCAGGGCTCGATCATATCGCCGTCCCACCGCTGTCGGGTCACCGGTCTAAGGCCTACGTTCGGCCGCGTCAGCCGCTACGGCGCGATGGTGCTGAGTTGGAGCATGGACAAGGCAGGCCCGATGTGCCGAACCGCAGAAGACTGCATGCTCGTCCTCAGCGCGATCCAAGGCGGCGACCCCAGAGACACAGGATCTGTCGACCGTCCGTTCCATTGGCACTGCGACGTTGATCTCAGCCAGTTGAAGATCGGCCTTCTATCCGATGGCGATGCGCTCGGCGAGCTCGACGGAGATGTCGAGTACGAAGACTACATCGAGCTGCTGAAGAGCATGGGGGCGAAGCCCGAATACGTGGAGTTCACCAATCTGCCTGAGGGAATCATGATCGATCTGTCGGTCGAGTGCGCGGCCGCGTTTGACGACTTTACGCTAGGCGACGACATCGACGACCTGAAGAACAGCCGCTGGCCACAGATATTCCGCGCACATCGGTACGTCACTGCCGTCGAGTACATGCAAGTGATGCGAGCGCGGACCGTGGTGATGCGGAAGTTCGAGGAAGAGCTGGGCGACTTGGACGTGCTCATCGCGCCAGGCCGAGGCAGCTATCCGCTGCTCATCACGAACCGCACAGGGCATCCGCAGCTGCTTGTGCCTTACGGCGAGGACGATCGTGGCCGGGCAAGGAGCGTGTCGTTGTTCGGGCGCCTGTACGACGAAGCCACGATGTGCAAAGTCGCGTGGCGAATGCAGCAAGAGACCGGGTTCTATAAACTGCGCCCAGATTTGTCCGGCCTGTAGCGCCTTGGAGGGGAGTTTGCAGTTGGCAGTTGGTAGCTTGCAGTTGGTAGTTTCCCGAACAAACCCGAACAAATCCGAACCCCCGAACTTCCGAACTTCCGAACTTCCGAACCCCCGAACCCACAAATGGAGGGTGGCGCGTCATCCTGAGCGAGCCCGTCCTGAGCTTGACGAAGGAAAGGATCCTGCGACACCGGGCTAGGCCAAAAATATCGTATCTGCGGTGTTGTTCACGGGCTATCGCGCCGTTCGCCTCATTCACATCGTAGCTCTATGGCTGGGGATGAATGGTGCATCAGCCCGTGAGTTTGCGACGTAGCCAGCTAGTCGGACTGCCCGGCGAAGCGCAGGTTGACCAGCCTCGCGATCAGGATCGGCGGATACAGGATGCCGAACAGGCCGTGCAGGATCACTAAGTTGCGGGCGAGCTGCGACACCGGGATGATGTCGCCAAATCCGACTGACATCTGCGTCACGAAGCTGAAGTAGATGAGGTCGGGCCGCGAGCCCATCCCCGTCTCGAAGAACTCGGAAAACGCCTCCGGATTGATCTGTGCAAGTATCCCGTACACGTAGCTGAAGGAGACGCCCACGATCAAGTAAAGCGCGATGCTCCCCCAAACTTCCCGTGCCCTGACAACGGTTGTTTTTACCAAGTCGAACCCGATCGCGTAGGCGCTGACAAACCCCATGCCGATGAAACCGAGGTCGCCTATGATTTCGTGCACCTTGGCGTAACTTTCACCGAATCCGAACGAGCCAGGCACGAAACTAGCTATCGCAATGATCGCCGAAACCGTCGCGATCCGAATAGGCCATCGTCCCGCGTGCCCCGAGCGCTGAAACGTCCGAGCGATGAAGAAGTTGACGAAGTAGTAGCTCGCGGTGACGATGATTACCGTGCTCACAAACAACCAACGGCCAACCCCCTCATTCAGATCGAGGGATGGCGCCTTGATGATTTCGCCGACGATCGCCGGCGCAAGCATCATAAGTGCGGCCAAAAGCGTCAACCGCTCGTAGCTCAGCCGCTGCATGTCTTCCTCGCCCCTCAGAAGCGTTTTGAAGTGCGATCG
This genomic interval carries:
- a CDS encoding DUF4166 domain-containing protein gives rise to the protein MVTFEPIEARIVLTVKEPRCTYQECLGPDAWSGLPEAVRDALSCPMRAEGKADVVNGASWVSRWLARLCGLPREGKSQTLTLETSWDGDRMVWRRVFNGRAFLSKQLITAGRVTESVRFSQLEFVVETDGSKVIFKSDRVTVFGIALPRAVRPVSTATLQPAGKGWQVKVSVTAPLVGLLCEYVAQTEKR
- a CDS encoding amidase, with the translated sequence MPTETRFTRKQVLKGILIAAVAPAVPGVASAQQPEQQTSDITLDDLKTLEKMVGIEFTDEERGEVLRSVQRYRDGYEAIREMQIDNSVPPPTPFVPVGKQPSPSRAMSCQHRAMPDLERPATDEDLAFMTVAELSQLIKQRKMSPVELTEVYIKRLDAYGVKLLNVITPLPEHARKQAKQAEKEIMAGDYRGPLHGIPYGIKDLFSVAGYSTTWGSEPHVSQVFDYDAAVVEKLSEAGAICCAKLSMGALAMNDHWHKGRTKNPWNPSQGSSGSSAGPGSAMAAGLVAFTIGTETQGSIISPSHRCRVTGLRPTFGRVSRYGAMVLSWSMDKAGPMCRTAEDCMLVLSAIQGGDPRDTGSVDRPFHWHCDVDLSQLKIGLLSDGDALGELDGDVEYEDYIELLKSMGAKPEYVEFTNLPEGIMIDLSVECAAAFDDFTLGDDIDDLKNSRWPQIFRAHRYVTAVEYMQVMRARTVVMRKFEEELGDLDVLIAPGRGSYPLLITNRTGHPQLLVPYGEDDRGRARSVSLFGRLYDEATMCKVAWRMQQETGFYKLRPDLSGL
- a CDS encoding DUF2330 domain-containing protein, yielding MRVTVRAIAAASLVLAMTVGYACCMAYATAQPVTLVDEKAIIIWNAEQKREHFIRQASFDGEAEHFGFIVPLPSHPEVAEADVAAFDLLESLIPRDPEADSAESEGTDSDDDADGVEVIEQYVVGDYEVTILTATDGKSMLAWLEENEYDSRPAMEEWLDHYSKMDWFFAALKFIRESDANEPKTEALRISFDTDAPFYPYKMPTDTWPDPHYRPLALYFIASGKASAQYQDNSAEWEAEILWSGRLPGETQERLEEQLGLADTDFPSNAMVTVFHNNRTERGYDSDLAFHVFKPLLSMWASFALLAGIVAVVIIVAWRRSKANAR
- a CDS encoding two pore domain potassium channel family protein, with the translated sequence MAAERRSHFKTLLRGEEDMQRLSYERLTLLAALMMLAPAIVGEIIKAPSLDLNEGVGRWLFVSTVIIVTASYYFVNFFIARTFQRSGHAGRWPIRIATVSAIIAIASFVPGSFGFGESYAKVHEIIGDLGFIGMGFVSAYAIGFDLVKTTVVRAREVWGSIALYLIVGVSFSYVYGILAQINPEAFSEFFETGMGSRPDLIYFSFVTQMSVGFGDIIPVSQLARNLVILHGLFGILYPPILIARLVNLRFAGQSD